In Streptomyces sp. NBC_01408, one DNA window encodes the following:
- the cobT gene encoding nicotinate-nucleotide--dimethylbenzimidazole phosphoribosyltransferase, translating into MTDTGQVPGEGHPDNAGMVAQQGIPAPVQVPPPLPAGYAFQDLVDDPAEPEDEELLLMPSSQGAWSDPQIVPPAPVFPVEPPLGELPHYADAPYGAESAYPEAPAAYAEPAAFAEPAAFPGFPQQAFPDVSYTAGAHEAGGRDSGALDLGGLVVPPQAAPAAPTGPAAAQPRRPLHMGPPVPEATGGVVRSLADRGPAAAPAAAPVMAQGMAPAQGATATSALSTPAEPIPLRQAGPPTTGPEYLDIPRAEAAAAAAPQPGEVPPQAGEPWAPEPYSTTPVTGLEAGPVAAGAPAPVPFAAGPDPLLVQPEPALAEAVAQAAQPEPVQPEPVQAEPVPVEPVQPAQAEPVQAEPVHAEPVPVVAEAVQPGPEAAEPFAPVPAEPVFEQQPQPVAAEPAEAAPAEPAQPVAAEAAEPVPAEAEPEAVAPAPGEAEPAPVAAEAAEPVAAEPVEAGPVEAPPVAAEPVEAEAPAEALPAAAAEAAEPVPAQPEPQPEQQPEPLVAEPEQPAAASEAEAEAEADADAAEPLLAEAEPAAEPLAAEVPAEALPEAAEQTEPAAGDPAPGYADAEREAVLRVMRERRDIRKGFRTDPIPHEVLLRVLEAAHTAPSVGHSQPWDFVVIRSAETRRTMHELAQRQREAYAKSLPKGRAKQFKELKIEAILDTPVNIVVTADPTRGGRHTLGRHTQPQMAPYSSALAVENLWLAARAEGLGVGWVSFFDEREMVRELGLPEHLEVVAYLCVGYVDEFPEEPELAQAGWSQRRPLAWVVHEETYGRRALPGEEPHDLLSETVASIRPLDAKALGEAWERQKRMTKPAGALGMLEIISAQLSGLSRVCPPPIPEPAAVAIFAGDHGVHAQGVTPWPQEVTLQMVANFLGGGAVCNAFANQVGAEVCVIDVGVAGDLPATPGLLPRKVRPGTADLSTGPAMTREEAVQAIEVGIETARDLVAAGNKALLTGEMGIANTTVSAALISVFTGVDPAEVTGRGTGINDETHARKVEVVRRALELHQPDPADPIGVLAAIGGLEHAAIVGLLLGGASLRTPVILDGVSAGAAALVARAIAPESLSACIAGHRSAEPGHVAALNKLGLRPLVDLDLRLGEGTGALLALPLVQSAARAMHEVATFDAAGVTEK; encoded by the coding sequence ATGACTGACACCGGCCAGGTCCCGGGCGAGGGTCACCCGGACAACGCGGGCATGGTGGCTCAGCAGGGCATCCCCGCTCCCGTCCAGGTCCCGCCGCCGCTCCCGGCCGGCTACGCCTTCCAGGACCTCGTGGACGACCCGGCCGAGCCCGAGGACGAGGAACTGCTGCTGATGCCGAGCAGCCAGGGTGCCTGGAGCGACCCACAGATCGTCCCGCCCGCCCCCGTCTTCCCGGTCGAGCCCCCGCTGGGCGAGCTCCCGCACTACGCCGACGCGCCCTACGGCGCCGAGTCCGCGTACCCCGAGGCCCCGGCCGCGTACGCCGAACCCGCCGCGTTCGCCGAGCCCGCCGCCTTCCCCGGCTTCCCGCAGCAGGCCTTCCCCGACGTCTCCTACACGGCCGGCGCCCACGAGGCGGGCGGCCGTGACTCCGGCGCGCTCGACCTCGGTGGTCTGGTCGTCCCGCCGCAGGCGGCCCCGGCCGCGCCGACGGGCCCCGCGGCCGCCCAGCCCCGCCGCCCGCTGCACATGGGTCCGCCCGTGCCCGAGGCCACCGGCGGAGTCGTACGCTCCCTCGCGGACCGCGGTCCGGCCGCGGCTCCCGCAGCGGCTCCGGTCATGGCTCAGGGCATGGCTCCGGCTCAGGGCGCCACCGCCACCTCGGCGTTGAGCACCCCGGCGGAGCCGATCCCCCTCCGCCAGGCGGGGCCGCCCACCACCGGTCCCGAATACCTCGACATCCCGCGGGCCGAGGCCGCCGCGGCCGCCGCGCCCCAGCCGGGCGAGGTCCCGCCACAGGCCGGGGAACCGTGGGCGCCGGAGCCGTACTCCACCACCCCGGTGACCGGGCTCGAAGCCGGTCCCGTGGCCGCCGGGGCACCCGCGCCCGTGCCGTTCGCGGCCGGACCGGATCCGCTCCTGGTGCAGCCCGAGCCGGCCCTGGCGGAAGCCGTGGCCCAGGCCGCGCAGCCGGAGCCCGTCCAGCCGGAACCGGTCCAGGCCGAGCCTGTACCGGTCGAGCCCGTGCAGCCCGCGCAGGCGGAGCCGGTCCAGGCCGAGCCCGTGCATGCAGAGCCCGTGCCCGTGGTGGCCGAAGCCGTGCAGCCGGGACCCGAGGCGGCCGAGCCCTTCGCGCCGGTTCCCGCGGAGCCGGTGTTCGAGCAGCAGCCGCAGCCCGTGGCGGCCGAACCGGCCGAGGCCGCTCCCGCCGAACCGGCGCAGCCCGTGGCGGCCGAAGCCGCCGAGCCGGTGCCCGCCGAAGCGGAGCCCGAGGCGGTCGCCCCGGCCCCCGGGGAGGCCGAGCCCGCCCCCGTGGCGGCCGAAGCCGCCGAGCCCGTCGCGGCCGAGCCGGTGGAGGCCGGGCCGGTCGAAGCCCCGCCCGTGGCGGCCGAGCCGGTCGAGGCCGAGGCGCCCGCCGAAGCCCTGCCCGCCGCAGCGGCCGAAGCCGCTGAGCCGGTGCCCGCGCAGCCGGAGCCTCAGCCCGAGCAGCAGCCCGAGCCCCTCGTGGCCGAGCCCGAGCAGCCGGCCGCAGCGTCCGAAGCGGAAGCCGAAGCCGAAGCTGACGCCGACGCCGCCGAGCCGCTCCTCGCCGAGGCGGAGCCCGCAGCCGAGCCCCTCGCGGCCGAGGTGCCCGCCGAAGCCCTGCCCGAGGCGGCCGAGCAGACCGAGCCCGCCGCAGGCGACCCGGCCCCCGGCTACGCCGACGCCGAGCGCGAGGCCGTCCTGCGCGTCATGCGCGAGCGCCGTGACATCCGCAAGGGCTTCCGTACCGACCCCATCCCGCACGAGGTGCTGCTCCGCGTCCTGGAGGCGGCCCACACCGCCCCCAGCGTCGGCCATTCGCAGCCCTGGGACTTCGTCGTCATCCGATCGGCCGAGACCCGCCGCACGATGCACGAGCTCGCCCAGCGCCAGCGCGAGGCCTACGCCAAGTCGCTGCCCAAGGGACGGGCGAAGCAGTTCAAGGAACTCAAGATCGAGGCCATCCTCGACACCCCGGTGAACATCGTCGTCACCGCCGACCCCACCCGGGGCGGGCGCCACACCCTCGGCCGCCACACCCAGCCGCAGATGGCCCCGTACTCCTCGGCCCTCGCCGTGGAGAACCTCTGGCTCGCCGCCCGCGCCGAAGGCCTCGGCGTCGGCTGGGTCAGCTTCTTCGACGAGCGCGAGATGGTCCGCGAGCTCGGCCTGCCGGAGCACCTGGAGGTCGTCGCGTACCTGTGCGTCGGGTACGTCGACGAGTTCCCGGAGGAGCCCGAGCTCGCCCAGGCCGGCTGGTCGCAGCGCCGTCCGCTCGCCTGGGTGGTCCACGAGGAGACCTACGGCCGCCGCGCACTGCCCGGCGAGGAGCCGCACGACCTGCTCTCCGAGACGGTCGCCAGCATCCGCCCGCTCGACGCGAAGGCGCTCGGCGAGGCCTGGGAGCGGCAGAAGCGCATGACCAAGCCCGCCGGGGCCCTGGGCATGCTCGAGATCATCTCGGCCCAGCTCAGCGGCCTCTCCCGGGTCTGCCCGCCGCCGATCCCGGAGCCCGCCGCCGTCGCGATCTTCGCCGGTGACCACGGGGTGCACGCCCAGGGCGTCACGCCGTGGCCCCAGGAGGTCACCCTGCAGATGGTGGCCAACTTCCTGGGCGGCGGGGCGGTCTGCAACGCCTTCGCCAACCAGGTCGGAGCCGAGGTCTGCGTCATCGACGTGGGCGTCGCGGGCGACCTCCCGGCCACGCCGGGCCTCCTGCCCCGCAAGGTCCGCCCGGGCACGGCAGACCTCTCCACCGGTCCGGCGATGACCCGCGAGGAAGCGGTCCAGGCCATCGAGGTCGGCATCGAGACGGCCCGCGACCTGGTGGCGGCCGGCAACAAGGCCCTGCTCACCGGTGAGATGGGCATCGCGAACACCACGGTCTCCGCGGCCCTCATCTCGGTCTTCACCGGGGTCGACCCGGCGGAGGTCACCGGCCGCGGCACCGGCATCAACGATGAGACCCACGCCCGCAAGGTCGAGGTCGTACGCCGCGCCCTGGAACTCCACCAGCCGGACCCGGCGGACCCGATCGGCGTCCTCGCGGCCATCGGAGGCCTGGAGCACGCGGCGATCGTCGGGCTCCTCCTCGGCGGAGCCTCGCTCCGTACGCCGGTCATCCTGGACGGCGTCAGCGCCGGCGCGGCCGCGCTGGTGGCCCGCGCCATCGCCCCGGAGTCCCTGTCGGCGTGCATCGCGGGCCACCGCAGCGCGGAGCCGGGCCACGTGGCGGCCCTGAACAAGCTCGGCCTGCGCCCGCTGGTCGACCTGGATCTCCGCCTCGGCGAGGGCACGGGCGCGCTGCTGGCCCTCCCGCTCGTCCAGAGCGCGGCCCGCGCGATGCACGAGGTCGCCACCTTCGACGCCGCAGGCGTCACGGAGAAGTAG
- the cobA gene encoding uroporphyrinogen-III C-methyltransferase: MAEHPAYPVGLRLAGRRVVVIGGGQVAQRRLPALIAAGADVLLVSPSSTPSVDAMAETGEIRWERRRYEDGDLAGAWYALVATRDREANDRASAEAERERIWCVRADDAEVATAWTPATGRVEGVTVAVLSGNDPRRSAAVRDAVVEGLRDGSLTAARPHTPGVSLVGGGPGDPDLITVRGRRLLAEADVVIADRLGPRDLLDELPPHVEVIDAAKIPYGRFMAQEAINNALIEHAQAGKAVVRLKGGDPYVFGRGMEELQALAEAGIPCTVVPGISSSISVPGAVGIPVTHRGVAHEFTVVSGHVGPDDPRSLVDWASLAKLTGTLVILMGVDKIGLIAEALVRHGRAADTPVAVVQEGTTATQRRVDATLATVGETVRAEEVRPPAVIVIGEVVTVNTTSPTTSA, encoded by the coding sequence ATGGCTGAACACCCCGCGTACCCCGTCGGCCTCAGACTCGCCGGCCGCCGCGTCGTCGTCATCGGCGGTGGCCAGGTCGCCCAGCGGCGTCTGCCCGCGCTCATCGCGGCCGGCGCCGACGTCCTGCTCGTCTCGCCCTCCTCGACCCCCTCCGTGGACGCCATGGCCGAGACCGGTGAGATCCGCTGGGAGCGCCGCCGCTACGAGGACGGCGACCTCGCCGGTGCCTGGTACGCGCTCGTCGCCACCCGGGACCGCGAGGCCAACGACCGTGCCTCCGCCGAAGCCGAGCGCGAGCGGATCTGGTGCGTCCGGGCCGACGACGCCGAGGTCGCCACCGCCTGGACCCCGGCCACCGGCCGCGTGGAGGGCGTCACCGTCGCCGTGCTCAGCGGCAACGACCCCCGCCGCTCCGCCGCCGTCCGGGACGCTGTCGTCGAGGGGCTGCGCGACGGCTCCCTCACCGCGGCCCGCCCCCACACCCCCGGTGTCTCCCTCGTCGGTGGCGGCCCCGGCGACCCCGACCTCATCACCGTGCGCGGCCGCCGCCTCCTCGCCGAGGCCGACGTCGTCATCGCCGACCGGCTCGGCCCCCGCGACCTGCTCGACGAGCTCCCGCCGCACGTGGAGGTCATCGACGCGGCGAAGATCCCGTACGGCCGGTTCATGGCCCAGGAGGCCATCAACAACGCGCTGATCGAGCACGCCCAGGCGGGCAAGGCAGTGGTCCGGCTCAAGGGCGGGGACCCGTACGTCTTCGGCCGCGGCATGGAGGAGCTCCAGGCACTTGCCGAGGCCGGGATCCCCTGCACGGTCGTCCCCGGCATCTCCAGCTCCATCTCGGTGCCCGGAGCCGTCGGCATCCCCGTCACCCACCGCGGTGTGGCGCACGAGTTCACCGTGGTCAGCGGGCACGTCGGCCCCGACGACCCGCGGTCCCTCGTGGACTGGGCCTCCCTCGCCAAGCTCACCGGCACCCTGGTGATCCTGATGGGCGTCGACAAGATCGGCCTGATCGCCGAGGCCCTGGTCCGCCACGGCCGCGCCGCCGACACCCCGGTCGCGGTCGTCCAGGAGGGCACCACCGCCACCCAGCGCCGGGTGGACGCCACCCTGGCCACGGTCGGCGAGACGGTCCGCGCCGAGGAGGTCCGCCCGCCCGCGGTGATCGTCATCGGCGAGGTCGTCACGGTCAACACGACTTCCCCCACGACCAGCGCCTGA
- a CDS encoding RNA methyltransferase: MADLITVEDPDDPRLRDYTGLTDVELRRRREPAEGLFIAEGEKVIRRAKDAGYEMRSMLLSAKWVDVMRDVIDELPAPVYAVTPELAERVTGYHVHRGALASMQRKPLPTAEELLATTRRVVIMEAVNDHTNIGAIFRSAAALGMDAVLLSPDCADPLYRRSVKVSMGAVFSVPYARLDAWPKGLDSVREAGFKLLALTPHQKASPIDVAAPQSLERVALMLGAEGDGLSTQALVAADEWVRIPMAHGVDSLNVGAAAAVAFYAVAQGRETS; this comes from the coding sequence GTGGCTGATCTCATCACCGTCGAGGACCCCGACGACCCGCGCCTGCGCGACTACACGGGCCTGACCGACGTCGAACTGCGGCGCCGGCGCGAGCCCGCCGAAGGCCTGTTCATCGCCGAGGGCGAGAAGGTCATCAGACGCGCCAAGGACGCCGGGTACGAGATGCGCTCCATGCTGCTCTCCGCCAAGTGGGTCGACGTCATGCGCGACGTCATCGACGAACTCCCGGCCCCCGTCTACGCAGTCACCCCGGAGCTCGCCGAACGCGTCACCGGCTACCACGTGCACCGCGGAGCCCTCGCCTCCATGCAGCGCAAGCCGCTGCCTACGGCCGAGGAACTGCTCGCCACCACCCGGCGCGTGGTCATCATGGAAGCGGTCAACGACCACACCAACATCGGGGCCATCTTCCGCAGCGCCGCCGCCCTCGGCATGGACGCGGTGCTGCTGTCGCCGGACTGCGCGGACCCGCTCTACCGCCGTTCCGTGAAGGTCTCGATGGGCGCGGTCTTCTCCGTCCCCTACGCACGCCTCGACGCCTGGCCCAAGGGGCTGGACTCGGTCCGTGAGGCGGGCTTCAAGCTGCTCGCCCTCACCCCGCACCAGAAGGCCTCGCCGATCGACGTGGCCGCGCCGCAGTCCCTGGAGCGGGTCGCGCTGATGCTCGGGGCCGAGGGCGACGGCCTGTCCACGCAGGCGCTGGTCGCCGCCGACGAGTGGGTACGGATCCCCATGGCGCACGGCGTGGACTCGCTGAACGTGGGCGCGGCCGCGGCCGTCGCCTTCTACGCGGTGGCCCAGGGCCGCGAAACCAGCTAG
- a CDS encoding serine/threonine-protein kinase produces the protein MAMMRLRREDPRVVGSFRLHRRLGAGGMGVVYLGSDRRGQRVALKVIRPDLAEDQEFRSRFAREVSAARRIRGGCTARLVAADLEAERPWFATQYVPGPSLHDKVAEEGPLTAAQIAAIGAALSEGLVAVHEAGVVHRDLKPSNILLSPKGPRIIDFGIAWATGASTLTHVGTAVGSPGFLAPEQVRGAIVTPATDVFALGATLAYAATADSPFGHGSSEVMLYRVVHEEPHLVGVPDALAPLVRACLAKDPEERPSTLQLSMRLKEIAAREAQGLSDGRPPAQRARADRPTGRLPEGADLYADQQTERRPGAAATPRAQGGPQSGPHSRPSSSRNPGGPSSRPTAGRTGGRPAPRTTGTGRRPSRPDPKLMRQRLIVFVVVTLIVALGIAAAQKL, from the coding sequence ATGGCGATGATGCGGCTCCGGCGCGAGGACCCGCGTGTCGTCGGCTCGTTCAGACTGCACCGACGGCTCGGCGCCGGCGGCATGGGCGTGGTCTACCTGGGATCGGACCGGCGCGGGCAGCGGGTCGCCCTCAAGGTCATCCGGCCGGATCTGGCCGAGGACCAGGAGTTCCGTTCGCGGTTCGCGCGCGAGGTGTCGGCGGCCCGGCGGATCCGGGGCGGGTGCACCGCCCGCCTGGTGGCGGCGGACCTGGAGGCCGAGCGGCCCTGGTTCGCCACCCAGTACGTCCCCGGGCCCTCCCTGCACGACAAGGTGGCCGAGGAAGGCCCGCTGACGGCCGCTCAGATCGCCGCCATCGGCGCCGCGCTCTCCGAGGGGCTGGTCGCCGTGCACGAGGCGGGGGTCGTCCACCGCGACCTCAAGCCCTCGAACATCCTGCTGTCCCCCAAGGGTCCGCGCATCATCGACTTCGGGATCGCCTGGGCCACCGGGGCCAGCACGCTGACGCACGTGGGTACGGCCGTGGGCTCCCCCGGCTTCCTGGCGCCCGAACAGGTGCGCGGCGCCATCGTCACCCCCGCCACCGACGTCTTCGCCCTCGGTGCCACCCTCGCCTACGCGGCGACCGCCGACTCCCCCTTCGGGCACGGCAGTTCCGAGGTCATGCTGTACCGCGTCGTGCACGAGGAGCCGCACCTGGTGGGGGTCCCGGACGCGCTGGCGCCCCTGGTACGCGCCTGCCTGGCCAAGGACCCCGAGGAGCGGCCCAGCACGCTCCAGCTGTCGATGCGGCTGAAGGAGATCGCCGCCCGCGAGGCCCAGGGGCTCTCCGACGGGCGCCCGCCGGCGCAGCGCGCCCGCGCGGACCGGCCCACCGGGCGGCTCCCGGAGGGGGCCGACCTGTACGCGGACCAGCAGACGGAGCGGCGGCCCGGGGCAGCCGCCACGCCGCGGGCCCAGGGAGGCCCGCAGAGCGGACCGCACTCGCGTCCCTCGTCCTCCCGCAACCCGGGCGGTCCGTCGTCCCGGCCGACGGCAGGGCGTACGGGCGGCCGCCCGGCCCCTCGTACGACGGGGACGGGGCGGCGGCCCTCACGGCCGGACCCGAAGCTGATGAGGCAGCGGCTGATCGTGTTCGTCGTGGTGACGCTGATCGTGGCGCTGGGCATCGCGGCGGCCCAGAAGCTCTGA
- a CDS encoding phosphotransferase family protein, producing the protein MTAASLPEALAARAAPSPGTREPYTVLADRADGTVVRCGETVAKAHAADADRDALAVRMRIAGHESLAGVLLPPLRTGAGYLRDRPVSLWPYGAPVDPERPEDAPWEAVARLLAALHRIPPGRLPGPVPPMRGPAKVARALARLAWAVPGPGPTPGPGSAQTPGQAQAPGQAQAPVPAQAPVRASGAEPGSLPSPRAAEAVRAAARTLPAWARGEAEPPPGGALCHGDLHLGQLVRYPAPDGPWLLIDVDDLGLGAPAWDLARPAAWYASGLLDTGTWLRFLDAYRAAGGPAAGPPGRDPWPELDLAARALTVQTAALALSKAAEAGRRLDDVERLMVDACARIAGLPADLNSGPPS; encoded by the coding sequence ATGACCGCCGCCTCCCTGCCCGAGGCCCTCGCCGCCCGCGCGGCTCCGTCGCCCGGGACACGGGAGCCGTACACGGTGCTCGCCGACCGGGCGGACGGGACCGTGGTGCGCTGCGGGGAGACCGTGGCCAAGGCCCATGCCGCGGACGCCGACCGCGACGCCCTGGCGGTACGGATGCGGATCGCCGGGCACGAGTCACTGGCCGGGGTGCTCCTGCCCCCGCTGCGCACCGGGGCCGGGTACCTCCGGGACCGGCCCGTGTCCCTGTGGCCCTACGGAGCCCCGGTGGACCCCGAGCGCCCCGAGGACGCCCCGTGGGAGGCCGTGGCCCGGCTGCTGGCGGCCCTGCACCGGATCCCGCCCGGCCGCCTCCCCGGACCGGTCCCGCCGATGCGGGGCCCGGCGAAGGTGGCGCGCGCCCTGGCCCGCCTGGCATGGGCCGTGCCGGGGCCGGGGCCGACTCCTGGACCGGGGTCGGCGCAGACGCCGGGTCAGGCACAGGCGCCGGGCCAGGCGCAGGCACCGGTACCGGCCCAGGCGCCGGTTCGCGCGTCCGGGGCGGAGCCCGGGAGCCTTCCGTCGCCCCGGGCCGCCGAGGCCGTACGGGCCGCCGCACGCACCCTGCCCGCCTGGGCGCGGGGCGAGGCGGAGCCGCCGCCCGGCGGCGCGCTCTGCCACGGGGACCTGCACCTCGGACAACTGGTGCGGTATCCCGCCCCGGACGGGCCCTGGCTGCTCATCGACGTCGACGACCTCGGCCTCGGCGCCCCCGCCTGGGACCTCGCCCGCCCGGCCGCCTGGTACGCGTCCGGGCTGCTCGACACCGGGACCTGGCTGCGTTTCCTGGACGCGTACCGCGCGGCCGGGGGACCGGCGGCCGGTCCGCCGGGCCGCGACCCGTGGCCGGAACTGGACCTCGCCGCCCGCGCGCTCACCGTGCAGACGGCGGCCCTGGCGCTGTCCAAGGCGGCGGAGGCGGGGCGCCGACTGGACGACGTGGAGCGGCTGATGGTGGACGCATGTGCCCGAATTGCGGGCCTCCCGGCCGACTTGAACTCGGGGCCCCCGTCGTAG
- a CDS encoding zf-TFIIB domain-containing protein: MQCPKCHAAMHTYNRNGVQIEQCSGCRGIFLDYGELEALTRLESQFTAQQYGQVPPPAAPPAPYPAPHAAPAPAWGAPHHGGHGHHGHHRGGFGRMLFSS, translated from the coding sequence ATGCAGTGTCCGAAGTGTCACGCGGCGATGCACACGTACAACCGCAACGGTGTCCAGATAGAGCAGTGCAGCGGCTGCCGCGGCATCTTCCTGGACTACGGCGAGCTGGAGGCGCTGACCCGCCTGGAGTCCCAGTTCACGGCCCAGCAGTACGGTCAGGTGCCTCCGCCGGCCGCGCCCCCGGCCCCCTATCCGGCCCCGCACGCGGCCCCGGCTCCCGCCTGGGGCGCCCCGCACCACGGCGGCCACGGCCATCACGGTCACCACCGCGGAGGCTTCGGCCGGATGCTCTTCTCCTCCTGA
- a CDS encoding chorismate-binding protein, translated as MHDLPPLARFGGLLATDLRDVTSDPAALDSTGFWAVAADFEGRLVCARFGDIRPDPVPAPVPGAWRGPDPDEWTSSLDRAAYTAGVRRIREHIAAGEVYQANLCRVMSAPLADPAEADVDALTALLARGNPAPYAGTIRLPAHGVEIATASPELFLRRAGRHVESGPIKGTGRTVADLLPKDHAENVMIVDLVRNDLGRVCAIGSVAVPELCAVEEHPGLVHLVSTVSGELADGAGWPELLAATFPPGSVTGAPKSSALRIIEALETAPRGPYCGGIGWVDADQGTAELAVGIRTFWIDREAPGGPRLLFGTGAGITWGSDPDREWAETELKAARLLRVASGLHEASGAQGAPGTHGTHGTHGAHGTTGRTAR; from the coding sequence GTGCACGACCTGCCTCCTCTGGCCCGCTTCGGCGGCCTGCTCGCGACCGACCTCCGAGATGTCACCAGTGATCCTGCCGCCCTCGACTCCACCGGGTTCTGGGCGGTGGCCGCGGACTTCGAAGGGCGGCTCGTCTGCGCGCGCTTCGGGGACATACGCCCCGACCCCGTCCCCGCGCCGGTCCCCGGGGCCTGGCGCGGACCGGACCCCGACGAGTGGACCTCCTCGCTCGACCGCGCCGCCTACACCGCCGGCGTACGCCGCATCCGCGAGCACATCGCCGCAGGTGAGGTGTACCAGGCCAATCTCTGCCGGGTGATGTCCGCGCCGCTGGCCGACCCGGCCGAAGCCGACGTGGACGCCCTCACCGCACTGCTCGCGCGCGGGAACCCGGCGCCCTATGCAGGAACGATTCGGCTCCCCGCTCACGGCGTCGAGATCGCCACCGCCTCGCCCGAGCTGTTCCTGCGCCGGGCCGGCCGCCACGTGGAGTCGGGCCCCATCAAGGGCACCGGCCGCACCGTCGCCGACCTGCTCCCCAAGGACCACGCAGAGAACGTGATGATCGTGGACCTCGTACGCAACGACCTCGGCCGGGTCTGCGCCATCGGATCCGTCGCCGTGCCCGAGCTGTGCGCCGTGGAGGAGCACCCGGGCCTGGTCCACCTCGTCTCCACCGTCAGCGGCGAACTCGCCGACGGCGCGGGCTGGCCCGAGCTGCTCGCCGCCACCTTCCCGCCCGGCTCCGTCACCGGCGCCCCCAAGTCCTCCGCCCTGCGGATCATCGAGGCGCTGGAGACCGCCCCCCGCGGCCCCTACTGCGGCGGCATCGGCTGGGTCGACGCCGACCAGGGCACGGCCGAGCTGGCCGTCGGCATCCGCACCTTCTGGATCGACCGGGAGGCCCCCGGCGGCCCCCGCCTGCTCTTCGGCACCGGGGCGGGCATCACCTGGGGCTCCGACCCCGACCGCGAATGGGCCGAGACCGAGCTGAAGGCGGCCCGCCTGCTGCGGGTAGCGTCAGGTCTCCACGAGGCGTCCGGCGCGCAGGGTGCGCCCGGGACACACGGGACGCACGGGACCCACGGGGCGCACGGAACTACGGGAAGGACAGCACGGTGA
- a CDS encoding aminotransferase class IV, producing the protein MRIWLDGALRDADEAKVSVFDHGLTVGDGVFETLKAERGEAFGLTRHLERLTRSARGLGLPDPDLDEVRRACAAVLAVNPMPLGRLRVTYTGGVSPLGSDRGEAGPTLIAAVAETTRRPDTTAVVTVPWVRNERSAVTGLKTTSYAENVVALAAAHRAGASEALFANTVGRLCEGTGSNVFIVLDGELHTPPVASGCLAGITRALVAEWAGAKETDLPFEALDAAEEIFLTSSLRDVQAVVRIDGRELGSGPGPVTAEAMRIFDARSADDLDP; encoded by the coding sequence GTGAGGATCTGGCTCGACGGAGCGCTGCGGGACGCGGACGAGGCGAAGGTGTCCGTGTTCGACCACGGCCTGACCGTGGGCGACGGCGTCTTCGAGACGCTCAAGGCGGAGCGCGGCGAGGCCTTCGGGCTCACCCGCCACCTGGAGCGGCTGACCCGCTCCGCCCGCGGCCTCGGTCTCCCCGACCCCGACCTCGACGAGGTGCGCCGGGCCTGCGCGGCCGTCCTGGCCGTCAACCCGATGCCGCTCGGCCGGCTGCGGGTCACCTACACCGGCGGCGTCTCCCCGCTCGGCTCCGACCGCGGCGAGGCCGGCCCCACCCTGATCGCCGCCGTCGCCGAGACCACCCGCCGCCCGGACACCACGGCCGTCGTCACGGTGCCCTGGGTGCGCAACGAGCGCAGCGCGGTGACGGGCCTGAAGACCACCTCGTACGCCGAGAACGTCGTCGCGCTGGCCGCCGCCCACCGGGCCGGGGCCTCCGAGGCGCTCTTCGCCAACACCGTGGGCCGGCTCTGCGAGGGCACCGGCTCCAACGTGTTCATCGTGCTCGACGGGGAACTGCACACCCCGCCCGTCGCCTCCGGCTGCCTGGCCGGCATCACCCGCGCACTCGTCGCCGAGTGGGCCGGGGCCAAGGAGACCGACCTGCCGTTCGAGGCGCTGGACGCGGCCGAGGAGATCTTCCTGACCTCCTCGCTGCGCGACGTCCAGGCGGTCGTCCGGATCGACGGCCGCGAGCTCGGCTCCGGCCCGGGTCCGGTCACGGCCGAGGCGATGCGGATCTTCGACGCCCGCTCCGCGGACGACCTCGATCCGTAA
- a CDS encoding GNAT family N-acetyltransferase codes for MTTTLRPSGPLQQSDGGARTRPYEIRVNSRRVGALLITSDTPFGPTVGEIRDLAVEEPDRGRGRATVAALAAEEVLRGWGCRRVRVSVPADSAAGLRLARSLGYAEYSRHMAKELPEEPPELSEGILGRPMTEAEYEAWHADAVRGYADDWIGRGMPAEAARAKSVADHEAQLPRGLATPGVTFVVLEAAGVPVGHLWVAPSGQGSYVFDVGVDPAHRGRGYGRDLMLLAEQTALAAGHRVLALHVFAGNTPALRLYESLGYLPTNFNYAKDLI; via the coding sequence ATGACCACCACCCTGCGGCCGTCCGGGCCGCTTCAGCAGAGCGACGGCGGGGCGCGCACGCGCCCGTACGAGATCCGGGTCAACAGCAGGCGCGTCGGCGCCCTGCTGATCACCTCGGACACCCCCTTCGGGCCGACCGTCGGGGAGATCCGCGACCTTGCCGTCGAGGAACCCGACCGCGGGCGGGGCAGGGCCACCGTGGCCGCGCTGGCCGCCGAGGAGGTGCTGCGCGGCTGGGGCTGCCGCCGGGTCCGCGTCTCGGTCCCGGCGGACTCGGCCGCCGGCCTGCGCCTGGCCCGGTCCCTCGGCTACGCCGAGTACAGCCGCCACATGGCCAAGGAACTCCCCGAGGAGCCCCCCGAGCTGTCCGAGGGGATACTGGGCCGCCCGATGACGGAGGCCGAGTACGAGGCCTGGCACGCCGACGCGGTCCGGGGCTACGCCGACGACTGGATCGGCCGCGGCATGCCGGCGGAGGCCGCCCGGGCCAAGTCGGTGGCCGACCACGAGGCCCAGCTGCCCCGGGGCCTGGCCACGCCAGGTGTCACCTTCGTCGTCCTGGAGGCGGCCGGTGTGCCCGTCGGCCACCTGTGGGTCGCGCCGTCCGGGCAGGGCTCGTACGTCTTCGACGTCGGGGTCGACCCCGCGCACCGCGGACGCGGGTACGGCCGCGACCTGATGCTCCTCGCGGAGCAAACGGCCCTCGCGGCAGGCCACCGCGTCCTCGCCCTGCACGTCTTCGCGGGCAACACCCCCGCCCTGCGCCTGTACGAGTCCCTCGGCTACCTGCCCACGAACTTCAACTACGCCAAGGACCTGATCTAG